One Candidatus Schekmanbacteria bacterium DNA segment encodes these proteins:
- the pilO gene encoding type 4a pilus biogenesis protein PilO, whose amino-acid sequence MALELKLDFMFTLPKWQKYTILGVTALLILISYLWWFYFPLSEAIDKASKEKDVLSSKVATLDRMKGEIEKFKKENAQLQVQYLAQTEILPPSEELPNLLNSIVDISKQFNIKIKSFTPAALTQGQYYNEMKIAINVEGAYKDISLFVDSIRKMKRIVNIENLSLTEPVQKEGTIVLKGAMSLRIFSRS is encoded by the coding sequence ATGGCTCTGGAGCTTAAACTTGATTTCATGTTTACACTTCCCAAATGGCAAAAATATACCATTTTGGGAGTAACGGCACTGCTTATTCTTATATCATACTTATGGTGGTTTTATTTCCCATTAAGTGAAGCCATTGACAAAGCATCAAAAGAAAAAGATGTCCTTTCTTCAAAGGTTGCAACCTTGGACAGGATGAAAGGTGAAATAGAGAAGTTCAAAAAAGAAAATGCACAGCTTCAGGTGCAATACTTGGCGCAGACCGAGATATTGCCTCCTTCCGAAGAACTGCCTAATCTTCTGAATTCTATTGTTGATATCTCCAAACAGTTTAATATCAAGATTAAATCGTTTACTCCGGCGGCTCTTACCCAGGGGCAGTATTATAATGAGATGAAGATAGCTATTAACGTTGAAGGGGCTTATAAGGATATTTCCCTTTTTGTTGATTCCATAAGGAAGATGAAGAGAATAGTTAATATAGAGAATCTGTCTCTTACCGAGCCAGTTCAAAAAGAAGGGACTATTGTATTAAAAGGAGCCATGAGCCTGAGGATATTTTCAAGGTCATGA
- a CDS encoding PilN domain-containing protein has product MIKINLLPIEREIKQARATIELSIYLATVFVLVILLFILNVVRQSTLSSLTAEVENLTQKVNSMKDVEALHTSIQDEKAKLTTKLDSVLMVTESETTFIKHLDELSLLIPGGIWLDTLDFTGTSYSFGCNAASYYDVSQFYNKVKESSLFTIGPFPSIAEAGTEAGRPTYKFKISGTTKDLKIHRTQAEVNAQPQGAPSQSVPQQVPGNETQQKKG; this is encoded by the coding sequence GTGATAAAAATAAATCTTCTCCCTATAGAGAGGGAGATAAAGCAGGCTCGGGCGACAATTGAATTATCAATATATTTAGCCACAGTTTTTGTGTTGGTGATTCTTCTCTTTATTCTAAATGTAGTAAGGCAATCGACTCTTTCTTCCTTAACCGCTGAGGTAGAAAATCTTACCCAGAAGGTTAATTCAATGAAGGATGTAGAGGCTCTTCATACGAGCATACAGGATGAAAAGGCAAAGCTTACCACAAAACTTGACTCTGTTTTGATGGTGACTGAGTCAGAAACGACATTTATAAAACATCTCGATGAGTTGTCTTTGCTGATTCCTGGCGGGATATGGCTGGATACTTTGGATTTTACCGGTACATCGTACTCTTTTGGCTGCAATGCAGCGTCATATTACGATGTGTCACAGTTTTACAACAAAGTGAAAGAGTCAAGTCTCTTTACCATAGGACCTTTTCCCTCTATAGCCGAGGCCGGAACAGAGGCTGGAAGGCCTACTTATAAATTCAAAATTAGCGGCACAACAAAGGATCTGAAAATTCATAGAACACAAGCGGAAGTAAATGCTCAGCCGCAGGGAGCTCCTTCCCAAAGCGTACCCCAGCAGGTTCCCGGGAATGAGACTCAACAGAAGAAAGGTTAG